One stretch of Candidatus Auribacterota bacterium DNA includes these proteins:
- a CDS encoding polysaccharide pyruvyl transferase family protein, producing the protein MKKICVLGNFSGRNMGDAAILGGLLEDVSALYPDASFIVPTIKPSFVRRAYSRYKVRPVSLMPWNLSLKILGIPVFTSTLRSDIILVTDAILFDRRLYDPTHNYLLTLSYVLPLAHRRGIPIILYNMSLGPVKTRVGTSRLRRVLECCDLIITRDAESQDLARRLGVGEGKLRLGADCALNIVPSSDERLQEILRRERFWTDGKPLVGFNINSYLDTDVRAGGKGVNRDYVLRVMSAVIDRAISTFDVNALLVITQPMDTAISTELMTRVKRSGRIKSISNREHSPGDLAKVLSRCAIVTAMRTHCLILASAMGTPVAGIVSYPKNRGYLRSIDMGDRLLEFDAFTEESLWQLVERTWRDREELRRRLRPAIEREKARARESAALLRPYIARVT; encoded by the coding sequence ATGAAGAAGATATGTGTCCTCGGCAACTTTTCCGGCCGGAACATGGGCGATGCGGCGATCCTGGGGGGGCTCCTCGAGGACGTTTCCGCACTCTATCCTGACGCGTCCTTCATTGTCCCGACAATCAAACCCTCGTTTGTGAGGCGCGCATACTCACGCTACAAGGTGCGGCCGGTCTCCCTCATGCCGTGGAACCTGAGCCTGAAAATCCTCGGCATCCCCGTTTTTACCTCCACCCTCCGCTCCGACATCATCCTCGTCACCGATGCCATCCTGTTTGATCGCAGGCTCTACGACCCCACGCACAATTACCTCCTCACCCTCTCATATGTCCTGCCGCTTGCCCACAGGCGCGGGATACCGATCATCCTCTACAACATGAGTCTCGGGCCCGTGAAAACGCGGGTGGGGACCTCCCGCCTCCGCCGCGTGCTCGAGTGCTGCGACCTCATCATCACGCGCGATGCGGAATCACAGGACCTCGCCCGCCGGCTCGGCGTGGGAGAGGGAAAGCTCCGCCTCGGGGCCGACTGCGCGCTCAATATTGTTCCCTCCAGCGATGAGAGGCTGCAGGAGATACTCAGGCGCGAACGATTCTGGACGGATGGGAAACCCCTTGTGGGTTTCAACATCAACAGCTATCTGGACACCGATGTGAGGGCCGGCGGGAAAGGGGTCAACCGAGACTATGTGCTCCGTGTGATGAGCGCCGTCATCGACAGGGCGATTTCCACCTTCGACGTCAATGCCCTTCTCGTCATCACGCAGCCCATGGACACGGCCATCTCGACAGAGCTCATGACCCGCGTGAAGCGTTCCGGGCGCATAAAATCAATTTCCAACAGAGAGCACTCCCCCGGTGATCTCGCGAAGGTGCTCTCGCGGTGCGCCATCGTCACCGCCATGCGGACGCACTGCCTCATCCTCGCCTCAGCGATGGGCACTCCGGTCGCCGGAATCGTCTCCTATCCCAAGAACAGGGGATATCTGCGCTCGATCGACATGGGAGACCGGCTCCTCGAATTCGACGCGTTCACCGAAGAGAGCCTCTGGCAGCTCGTGGAGCGAACCTGGCGGGACCGGGAAGAGCTCCGCCGGCGCCTCCGCCCCGCCATCGAGAGGGAAAAGGCCAGGGCGAGGGAAAGCGCGGCCCTCCTGAGGCCTTACATCGCACGGGTGACCTGA